The Populus alba chromosome 6, ASM523922v2, whole genome shotgun sequence genome contains a region encoding:
- the LOC118050330 gene encoding probable indole-3-pyruvate monooxygenase YUCCA4, with product MDSCKEQEQRGFNQAKFVKVLGPIIVGAGPSGLAVAACLYQQGVPSLILEKNDCIASLWQQKTYDRLKLHLPKQFCELPLRGFPDDFPKYPTKGQFISYMESYASHFRIQPKFNQAVKTTEFDHIKGVWRVRTEDLEYHSRWLIVATGENAEPVIPDIVGYDKFEGNILHTSEYKSGSKFKNQRVLVVGCGNSGMEVSLDLCRHNAIPHMVVRNTVHVLPREMFGMSTFGIAMALLKWLPLRLVDKCLLLVANLILGNTDQLGLKRPKTGPIELKNVTGKTPVLDVGALSQIKSGKIKVMEGVKEVTKNGVKFMNGQEKKFESIILATGYKSNVPTWLKGCDFFTKDGMPKTPFPNGWRGENGLYTVGFTRRGLLGTASDAVKIAQDIGDQWKTIKGNDKSCNSHVIVLGKPW from the exons ATGGATTCTTGTAAAGAGCAAGAACAACGAGGGTTTAACCAAGCAAAGTTCGTTAAGGTTCTTGGACCTATCATTGTAGGTGCAGGACCATCTGGTTTAGCAGTTGCAGCTTGCCTTTACCAACAAGGAGTCCCTTCtctaattcttgaaaaaaatgactGCATAGCTTCTCTCTGGCAACAAAAAACCTACGATCGCTTAAAACTTCACCTTCCTAAACAGTTTTGTGAACTCCCACTTCGTGGTTTCCCTGATGATTTCCCCAAGTACCCTACAAAAGGCCAATTCATTTCTTACATGGAGTCTTATGCTTCGCATTTCAGAATCCAGCCTAAATTCAACCAAGCCGTAAAAACGACAGAATTTGACCACATTAAGGGGGTCTGGAGGGTGCGAACTGAAGACCTTGAGTACCATTCTAGGTGGCTTATTGTTGCTACTGGCGAGAACGCCGAGCCTGTTATACCTGATATAGTTGGTTATGACAAGTTTGAAGGTAATATTCTACATACAAGTGAGTACAAGTCTGGTTCTAAGTTCAAGAACCAAAGGGTCTTGGTTGTTGGGTGTGGCAACTCAGGGATGGAAGTTAGCTTAGACCTTTGTAGGCACAATGCAATCCCTCACATGGTTGTTAGAAACACA GTGCATGTTCTACCCAGAGAGATGTTTGGCATGTCAACATTTGGGATAGCCATGGCACTTCTAAAGTGGTTACCTTTAAGATTGGTGGACAAATGTCTACTTCTAGTAGCCAATCTCATCTTGGGCAACACAGACCAATTAGGCCTCAAACGACCAAAAACAGGCCCGATTGAGCTCAAGAATGTCACTGGAAAGACACCAGTGTTAGATGTTGGTGCATTATCACAAATCAAGTCTGGCAAAATTAAG GTGATGGAAGGTGTGAAGGAGGTAACAAAAAACGGAGTCAAATTCATGAATGGACAAGAAAAGAAGTTCGAGTCTATAATCTTAGCAACTGGTTACAAAAGCAACGTGCCTACTTGGCTCAAG GGATGTGATTTTTTCACAAAAGATGGCATGCCCAAAACACCCTTTCCTAACGGCTGGAGAGGCGAAAATGGACTGTACACAGTTGGTTTCACAAGAAGAGGTCTCTTAGGAACAGCCTCTGATGCTGTGAAAATTGCACAAGACATTGGTGATCAATGGAAGACAATCAAGGGCAACGATAAATCTTGCAATTCCCATGTTATCGTACTCGGAAAACCATGGTGA
- the LOC118050329 gene encoding protein CHLOROPLAST VESICULATION — protein sequence MAIRTTCRLHLSPPGSGPTLPSSSTKNSQVAWFKNEKWRNRCVLGAACMIIGLEMGGGLVGGEDLAMAREMQVAVESKENLNGPRWSDKRMCPPWSRNSLETIVPENLPRPSAHRRWEEVGLSKKNAPAVKVIVIKRSNGCFSM from the exons ATGGCCATCAGAACCACTTGTCGCCTCCATCTCTCCCCTCCAGGCTCTGGCCCAACCCTCCCTTCTTCCTCTACAAAGAACTCCCAGGTTGCCTG GTTCAAGAACGAAAAGTGGAGGAATCGATGTGTACTGGGCGCGGCGTGCATGATAATCGGACTTGAAATGGGTGGTGGTTTAGTGGGTGGTGAGGATCTTGCCATGGCTAGGGAGATGCAGGTGGCCGTGGAATCAAAAGAAAACTTGAATGGGCCAAGGTGGAGTGACAAGAGAATGTGCCCTCCATGGAGTCGGAATTCGCTAGAGACTATTGTGCCGGAGAACCTTCCAAGGCCATCGGCTCACAGGAGGTGGGAGGAAGTTGGCctttccaagaaaaatgctCCGGCCGTCAAAGTGATTGTGATCAAAAGAAGCAACGGTTGCTTCTCCATGTAA
- the LOC118050328 gene encoding probable protein phosphatase 2C 22, with product MEGNNGSSGESNSRPPIPISAAATSTTTSCRQCFSIDSAPVSCKKTLARHQSLVKTKTLDISVKPNLGAEKHDADFVPIVRSGACADIGFRSSMEDVYIRADNFMSDYGLKNATDGPNAFYGVFDGHGGKHAADFACYHLPRFIAEDEDFPVEVESVIASAFLQTDSAFAKACSLDAALASGTTALAALVVGRLLVVANAGDCRAVLCRRGNAIDMSNDHKPTCSKERKRIEASGGYVYDGYLNGLLNVARALGDWHMEGMKGSGSDGGPLSAEPELMTRQLTEEDEFIIIGCDGIWDVFRSQNAVDFARRRLQEHNDPVKCSKDLVDEALKRKSGDNLAVIVVCFQSEPPRNLVAPRPRVHRSISADGLRELQSFLDDLAK from the exons ATGGAAGGAAATAATGGGAGTTCGGGTGAAAGTAATAGTAGACCACCAATACCTATATCTGCTGCTGCTACCTCCACCACGACGTCGTGTAGACAGTGTTTTAGCATTGATAGTGCGCCTGTAAGCTGTAAAAAGACTCTGGCTCGTCACCAGTCCCTT GTGAAGACAAAGACGTTGGATATCTCTGTTAAACCTAACCTTGGCGCAGAAAAGCACGATGCAGATTTCGTTCCGATTGTTCGCTCTGGAGCATGTGCGGATATTGGCTTTCGCTCAAGTATGGAAGATGTATACATACGTGCTGACAATTTTATGAGTGATTATGGACTCAAGAATGCTACTGATGGACCCAATGCCTTTTATGGG GTGTTTGATGGACATGGTGGAAAGCATGCTGCTGACTTTGCATGCTACCATCTGCCAAGATTCATTGCTGAGGATGAAGACTTTCCGGTGGAGGTTGAGAGTGTCATTGCTTCTGCATTTCTGCAAACTGACTCTGCCTTTGCGAAGGCTTGCTCCCTGGATGCAGCTCTTGCTTCTGGAACCACTGCACTGGCAGCTCTTGTTGTTGGGAG GTTGCTGGTTGTGGCAAATGCTGGAGATTGTCGAGCAGTGCTGTGCCGCCGTGGCAATGCCATTGACATGTCTAATGATCACAAACCGACGTGTAGCAAAGAAAGGAAGCGCATTGAGGCATCTGGAGGGTATGTTTATGATGGTTATCTCAATGGACTACTCAATGTGGCTCGTGCTTTGGGAGACTGGCACATGGAAGGGATGAAAGGTAGTGGCAGTGATGGTGGGCCACTGAGTGCAGAGCCTGAGCTTATGACTAGACAATTGACAGAGGAAGATGAATTCATCATCATAGGTTGTGATGGGATCTGGGATGTGTTCAGGAGCCAAAACGCTGTGGATTTTGCTAGGCGGAGGCTTCAGGAGCACAATGACCCAGTCAAGTGCAGCAAAGATCTAGTTGATGAAGCCTTGAAGAGGAAGAGTGGCGATAATTTAGCTGTTATCGTGGTTTGCTTCCAGTCCGAGCCTCCCCGTAACTTGGTTGCCCCACGCCCAAGGGTTCACAGGAGCATATCCGCCGATGGTTTGAGGGAGTTGCAGAGCTTCTTGGATGACTTGGCAAAATGA